The segment AGTTAGCCTACTAAAACTAGTAATTATAACGTAAATGTCTGATGCAACAAGGAAAATCAAGTGCTTTATAATTCACAGATattcttaataaatatttttgtacaAATAATATGACGACCTAAAGATGAAATATACCCAAGTTTCCATTCACTCATTTGATAGAACTTTCCCACAACTTTTTTTCCGAACAGATGTAATTTACTTACTGGGTCAATGACTAATAAGTGTGCGTTCAAAATGTTTACTTCTGAGTTAACTTTTCTGGAGTAGTTTTAAAACACTTTTGGGTCACTGTACATAAAATAAAAGTCACGCAAATGGACTCTTCGTCTAAAAAGTGCTTTTACTggtgttatttacttattatttatttaaacataaatattggtacaaaggagcaccagatagatatgtgccacataagccatttgatttgtctgaaggctgggatactgcctgggtgcccaaaccgaagcaggtggttttcttaggggggcataccccgagcctttgacttgaaggtctaatccacaagccAGTGGGGCAatgtaaggagatacagtcccatggtagccggtgaccaacaataagttcatacgccatttgtttccataggatcctggagcccacgtgcaccattggtttggaatcagggttttccaactcccctgggtggatcCTTcttatccaccaacccggttaaagttcaggacattcacttttcgttttctcaacttcgtaaacaacagtaatgctgcgagaaggcagtggagTTATATGGTTTTAAGACTTATCAGcctttaaaataatattacttTGTTGACGTTCAACCCAACCAAGTCTTATATTGTTTATAATTGATTAACTGAGAATTGTCTCATCGTAATTCACTAGTTAACTCAAGAAAATTGAGATTTAACTTGAATTTAGTCATTTTAGTTGCTCTCATTACATTATCAAGCCAATAGATTTATAAGGGTTATTTACTTAAACTACATGTTGCAAACGTCTATTATCAAAAGTTATCCCTACCTAATATGTTGTTTGATATCTGGACTTTTATGGTTATATTCCATTTTACACTGTTGTTCGCCATTATTACATAATACTTCTGTTTTAGTCTTCCATCAATCTTAAGTCCTTATACTTCATGTGTTTCTCATGTCTCATGTATTTTAATCGCTTTCGCATCTGGATAGGGTCCTCAACCTTTAATGTTTATATCAACCTAGTTCAGTTGATTATACTTTGTTTTCATAGTTAGAAattaggcccccaaatgccctggtacggccgagagtggggagagtctactctccctctcgaaatgctctcacatggccagcgaatatatagcctctgccagggaagtcctactcactgccttctcgtggcgggggtgttgtttacgaaagtgagaggacgaaaagcgaatgtccggcgctttaaccgggttggtggacacagagggtccacctaggggagttggaaaaccctgattccaaaccaatgttgcacatgggctccagtatcctgatggaacgaatggcggacgaacctgtcattggtcaacggctaccatgggactgcatctcctcacgatgctccaatgccttgtggatcagaccttttggtcaaaggctcggggtgtgaccccctaagaaaaccacctgcttcggtttgggcacccgggcagtatcacagcccacacacacaaatagtgtggcgcatatgtacctggtgcccttttgtaccaatatatatgtgtttaaataaatagttagAAACATGTATGGTAAGACATGTTATGATAAAAGGAAATAATGCATTGTTATTAGGTTATGACGCCTACGtgattattaaaatttttaCGGAATAATGCCTTAACTGAACCAACGTCACTGCAATTACATTATCATTCTCACGTCATGCGTTTTAATTTGTACTACTGTATTTAAATTCCTGCTTCTTTCTGAATAAGTTCTTTAACCGTAATAGAGTGAGTTTGTATGCAATACATGATAAACGTCTGGAAACTTGTTCGTGAATAAGTGTAACATACGGGGAACTACCACTGTTGTATATAGTTATGTATCTGGTCAGTCTCCATCTAACGCTCGGGACTACTACTGAGTGTTTTAGCAGATCACCTATTTTAACTATATAAGTGACCATTGCAGTCTGTAATAGACTTTCATAGTTTATAAAACAATCGAGGTGTAGTTACTTCAAAGCTTGTGGTTACAGTGATATCataatatttcaaaaaataacattttcttAATTAATCGTCGTATTGTATTTGTCTTCGAACTAAAGCCCATTACGAAACATGGGGTACTCTTGGGGAGTCATTCTCAAGACTTCAATCTTAAATATAGTCCACAAGGCAGCAGTAAGATGTTAGAAAATGTCTTCCAGAAGAAGCCGGTCACCGAAATAGGTTCACACGCCGCTAGATAGATTAAAGCCCATCGACTTGAAGGATTCCCTTATTCCTCTAGGTTAATCATCTGCATCCACTAGCCTGGTTCAAGCTCGAAATATCAGTTTTCTCATTCTCATAAAAAGTCATCTGCCACATAAAGACAGTAAACAGGACTTTTCTAGCAAAGGCTATAAACATATGGACGTATAAAAACATTTCAAGAAGTAAATGGGACTCTTCCCATCCTTAGCCATACTACTGCATTCGGTGGCAAGTCAGAAACATGAGGATACGCTGCTGTACTAAGGTTCTACATTATTTTGTCAAACTTATAGAAGCTTTCGGTCCAGTGTATTCTTACAATCTACGTCTGAAGATACTCGATTCTCTGAAGTCGATCCACCTTAACACGAAGTCTTACCATATTATTGTCATCGCTTAGCATGTTAAACTAGAATTAAATATAAGAAAATCGAAGTGAAGCTGATAAGTAAATGTTCATCTTACCCAAGCGGATATAACCTATTTTCATATTAGCTGTATTAGAATTTCACTAAAATAATATCATATACATTTCATATCCAATTTTTTCGTCGTAGGTATGAAACAGACCTTTGTAATCTTTCGTTTTGATCAATTTCCTGAGAACCTCTATGTTGTTACTACTTTTGTGTCAAAGAAATTATCAACAAACGACTGAAGTTATTATAAAAGCTAGATGTTGATGCTTTAAATAATAGACAAGATGACTGCATACCGAACGCTAATAAGCAGTTTcagtatggcgcatatgtatctggtgcccttttgtaccaatatgtatgtgtttaaataaataaatatatgtatttctAAGTGAAATATAGATCTATCAAAGCCGTCATTTGAGACTTGAAAGTGGCAACTTTAATTTGTCTGGCTAGTATACATTCACATAAAAAACATGCATAGCACTGCttttaaatgtattttaatgatataaagaaaaaagaataacTACATAGTTTTACTCAGAATTTTTAGATTTCGTCCTACGTTTTACATCAACGTAATGGAGTGCACCCTACTGACACTATTTTTGGAACTACTGTTACAGCTGTCGGCAATACGCAAATGTGTTAGACAAACTCCACTGGTATCGCATAGTTCCTTTTAGTCTATTCCTTGTGAATTGTACTGGTTTGTTCGAGCTCTATAGTTCTCAATTTCTAAACtatatttatgttatttataAAGCTTAGTTGTTCCAAACACTTCAGTACTAACGGAAAATTAATTGTATAAGTCACATTTTCATTGTGTGGAATTCATGTTACACTTCGTTAACTTCTCACGATTAATTATTTCCATTCCTAATTTTTCAGTCGCTTTGGCACTCCAGAGGAGCTACGCGCCATGGTTGATGAAGCACACCGACTGGGCATTGTAGTTCTCCTAGATGTTGTTCATAGTCATGCCTCTAAGAATACAAATGATGGTCTCAACCAGTTCGATGGCACAAATGCTTGTTATTTCCATGATCTAGGCCGTGGAACTCATGAATTATGGGATTCTCGTCTATTCAATTATACAGAGTAATGTTTCTGTCTTTTGTTCTTGTGCATATTCGATCGTTTGAAATTTTATGTATAAGATTCAGTCTTGAGTATTTGACAGCTATGTTTATTGTCGTCACTTGTCATTCATTTggttatcaaatatatttttaactgTACGACAAGTAATGTCTGTTTTTGTATATGTTGCTTCTTAAAAACACCTAACACATGCTACTAGATAACTTGGGGGGTATTAGTCTATAATAGTGGCTTTCTGGCTTTCTGCTTGCTTGTTATTTACTATCTTTTAATGCATGATGGCTTAATGTAGGCACATATTAACATCCTTACATATTGGTTTCGATACACACTCCATACTTTAGCAGTTTAGCTACGACGAAATCAACTATTACCAGTAGAAATAAATTAGAATGgatgtttttcttttaaaatcatGTATTGACTTGTTCCGTTAGCCATACTACTTCATAAGTTAAGTAATATTGTAAGTCTCGAGGATTTGTTTAAAAAATGCAGTTTACTGTTTTGGAATGTAGAGATTTTCCTCCATTTTCCGAAGTTACCCAATCGGCATTCACTGattcattttaaatttttacAGGTTGGAAGTGTTACGCTTCCTTATGTCAAATTTACGTTGGTGGATTGAAGAGTACGGTTTTGATGGTTTCCGTTTCGATGGGGTTATGTCTATGTTGTATCATCATCATGGTTTGATGACCAACTTTTCCGGTCATTATGGGGAATATTTTGGTCTGTCCGTAGACACAGaatcatttacttatttaatgTTAGCTAACCATTTTCTACACGAAAAGTATCCATTTATTATTACGATTGCAGAAGTAAGAAATTCATattaaacttttattatttatcttttcATATTTACTTTATATGGATATCTCGATCAGTAACTTTTTTCAGTTATTTTGGTGGGTTACAACTTACTACTCAAAATTAGGGAACTCACTGAATTTCCCTGTATAAAGCTTTTCAAATTAATAGTTGAGGTTTTATTTAATTTGTCGCCTAGATCCTATGGTTTTGAAATTACATACATATATTATATATTCAATCtgataattatgtaaaattgatttaatttttatttgaaagGAGGTTAGCGGCATGCCTACTCTGTGTCGTCCAGTTTCCGAAGGCGGCGGTGGATTCGACTATCGATTAGCTATGGCCATTCCTGATAAATGGATTGAGGTAGATTCTTTGCAAATAGACTATTTTGCACTGATATTGCTTCCCACTTATATTtagatttcattaattttactTATGTAATTTTAACCTCACTATCGTAAGTCCCTTTTTATCCATGTCTGTACATATGCAAAAATTGTCAAAACTTTTTTGGAATGAAATCATATTAGATACATTATGTAAGGATTGCAGAATTGTTGAAATAAGTCAGTAATTTGATTGTCTATTGAGTTCACATTCATTTTTCAAATGCTATACTTTACGATGCTAAATGGTATCATCTTTTCATGGCAAGTAGTGTAAGTGACTGAATTAGTTGGCACTTCTAGGAAACTAGTTATTTACAACATAGTAAAATGTGATTTCTGCTCACTTAGATCTTTGCAAATTCATTACAGCCTAAGTAAATAACTCTCCTCTCAATATTCGTCTGCGACAtttgtttttgttatatctagagcttagattcttgctatgtcgcgtactactagactacttgaacgatcgaacccgcaacatcgcaagagagaagatagAATACTAGTAAGTAGGgatgttattcccaacacagtgtcaattatagtacaaaactgtcaggtatttatagtttttggtaaaaacgaaatcatttTAGTCATCCAATCCACACACGGGATTATTGgcatttgtccaatagggaagctacacgttgtaattctggaatattcttccaaaagctaaTTGGATGAAATATGTTCGGctccttctgagcttcttagagcaTCAAGTTCACCTGTGGAGGTCTCATTGATTTagattcatgtttttttttattattgaagtTAGCCTTATGTACTAATATCAATGGAGGACGCTAAATTAAATTTTCTTGTCAGTTTTCTAAAAGTAAATTTAAAATCGACAAACAAATGTACATTAGAGTGTTTTACACTGTTCTCTTAATTGAAGCTTGACCTTTATGTGATTTTTCGTATAGTCGTAAATGTAAAATGTATGCATCTGATTAAATGATGTTATGAagaatcatttcattttattttctaagACTTGTTATTCTCGTCTTGTCCATAACTAATAAATCTTGAGTGTTCGTTTTTTTATCCAAAGTCGTGACTCGAATTTTCAGCAGCGGACTTACAAACAGTAGCTTCCAAGTTTGGACTTCATCCTATTAACGTCTTAGACCGCTGGAGAAAATCTCTAGTCCTCAAGCTATGAGTATGACTCACAGAGTAGTACACAAGTATATACTAAGTTGGATTAACTTCTTTTTAAATCTTTGTTTTATCATCAATAACCAGTTTTAgtgatatttatttacatatttagCTTCTAAAGAAATATAAAGATGAAGATTGGAACATGGGTAATCTCGTCCATACATTGACTAATCGACGTTATGGTGAACCAAATATTGCATACACAGAATGTCATGATCAAGCTTTGGTTGGTGATAAGACATTATCCTTTTGGCTTATGGACAAAGAAATGTACTTCAGTATGAGCACTTTAAGCCCTCCAAATTTAATTATTGACCGTGGTATTGCATTACACAAGTTAATACGTTTTATAACACACACCTTAGGTGGTGAAGGTTATCTCAACTTTATGGGTAAGTGGTTGCATTGATGATCGATGTGTATATGTGGTCAGTCGATCAACGTTCACTTTGCTGCATCTCATTAACATAACGAGATGAAACTGTTAGGGCAAATCCCACTGTAGTAgaggtaataatagtaatagtggtCATTGGAAATGTCATTCAACAAAATATAAGTTAGTGAGAAAATTATAAATTTAGAGATTTATGACCTAGTGGAAGTCGGAGTGGATGAATCTGTACtgttgcaaacgattttgagccacgtGTATATGTAAGAGAACCTTTTTCCCAGTTAGTGGGGGATCTGATGACCTATCACAGCGTCTACAGATTTTTACCTAAAATAAcgtaaagaaataaaatatggtTTATGAACTAAACCACCATCGCTTTATATATTGAGGTAGTCCTTAAAATCACAAATACTCTAATCGAAATTATCCTGCGGTTATCATACCTATGAGTGAATTTGTAGATATGACACTTGTGTTTATATGATTTTGTAGGACGTTACATACCACAATTCCATCTGAATTTTCCTGCATTTCCACCTGATAAGTGAGACTAGACATTAATACAAGTTTTTAGTTTGTTACTGAATAATTAGCTGTAAAATATCTTGCACATGCCTTATGAAATATCTTTAAAATAAACcgaataaattttattcaatcttAAGTTATTTGATGTGGAAATTTTTTATTCTAATAACTATTGAAAACAGAGAAAGTCGAACCTACTATGTGTTTGACGATATGATTTCCATTCTATTTGAAGTCAATGTTAATTTGCTTCAACTGTGTAACTATTGATACAATAGCAACTTAGATTATTGTATATATTTACCAGGTTTTTCTTTGAGTATAACTGATCAATGCCATAGCAAAGGTTGGTAGATAGAGATCGTACTTCTGTCTAGCATTcattttgatagtgtgactgtACGCATTCTCAGCAACGACaacagaaaaagctgcaagagaaggaaatatgaaacagctAGTTGGTACGACTaggaaactagcagggagatataataaaccagagagaccagtcaaggacaaagaaggaaagacaatcatggAGATTCGAGAACAGAGGAagagatgggtagaatacttcgaggaactgttgaaCAGACCAGCTGCATTAAatccactggacatcgaagcagcacctacagaccttcctaaatctgtcactccaccaacgatcgaagaagtcaagatggccatcagacaaattaaaaatgggaaagcagcaggacctgacaatataccagctgaagcactgaagtcagatatagaaGTGACTACAAACATGCTTCACATTCTATCCAAGGAGATTTGTGTGGAAGAACAAATGCCGACGGGCTGGAaaaaggacacctcatcaaaataccaaagaaggAAGATctaagcaaatgtgagaactacagacgcatcagtttgttgtcagtaccaggaaaagttttcaacagagtgttgctgaaccggatgaaaaacttagtagacgcccaacttcgaggtcAACAGGCTGGAATATGTAAGAATCAGtgagcatcatcgatgaacaaggagaggATCGGCAGAGCaagggccgcattcctacaattgaagaacatatggaactcaaaacaactgtcaatcaatatcaaagtgagaatcttcaatacaagcGTCGAGACAATTCTACGGTATGgatctgaaacgtggagaactactacaaccgtcatgaaaaaggtacaagtatttataaatagttgtctactcaagatactcaacatccattgaccagataccatcagcaacagcccactgtgggagaggacaaaccagcctccagctgaagaggaaattatgaaaaggcgttggaagtggatagaacacacattgaggaaatcaccaaactgcatcacgaaacaagccctaacttgaagTCCTGAAGGAAAGTGGaagagaggaaggccaaagaacacattacgttgggaaataaaagcagatatgagaaggatAAATAGGGACTGAAAAGGATTGTCCAGaacagaattggatggagaatgctggtgagcggcctatgctcctatACAAGGGTCAATTAGCGTAAGTGATTAAGACTGTACACACTTTTCATGTCACTCTACATTGTGAATGTTTTCACATTCTAGTTCATCTTATTTACGTTTTCATCCTTTTTTATACCTTTCAGTTGTTAGTTTTCGTCTACTGTTCCCATTTTTATACTGATGTTTTCTACTGAGCTGTAAATGATTTGTAAAATCTTTTTAAAGAACATAATATATTTACTCGTATCATCGATCGGATAAATTTATTTCTCAAATCACATATTCGGGTATCTATTTTACGATACCTGTCAATTTGTTTGAAATTTTCAAATGATAGAGTTTGCTTCGAAAATACTTCCTTAGATTCATTTATTACATATCTTCTAAAAATATCTCGTGTACAGCTTTAGTTAATATAGTTTGAATTTGATTTGGTTTATAGGTAATGAGTTTGGTCATCCTGAATGGTTGGATTTCCCAAGAGCTGGGAATAATAGTTCCTATCACTATGCTCGCCGTCAGTGGAACTTGGTGGATGATCCATTATTGCGTTATAAATATCTAAACAACTTTGACAGAGCTATGCAACATTTAGAGGAAAGATACGGTTGGCTTGCAGCTCCACAGGTAcattaaaaatgtatatttttgatatatttattattattattattattcaacaaaCGACTTTTATGTCACTGATTTTTGTTTGTGTTCTGATTGCAACTTTCCAATAAAACAATGGACCACTAGTTTAGTCTATGAAGTCACAAAATATTAATAGCCCATCTAATAAATATGTCTCACAGTTAGGTTAGTGAACACTCATGCAGTTACTTAAACACCAGGTCATTAGTTAAAGAACTCAACTTCCAAACATCTGAGTACATATTCGTACTATGCTCTATCTACTTTAGCTTCGACAACCGAATATCATTAAGTTTGGCCATAAATTGTGGTTCGAAACCTAGTACATAAACTTGTACTTTGTTACTGAGTTGAATCGTCATCTCATTTTATAAGTTTTTTCAAAGATTTACAAGTAAACTGTAGACCTAGTTTACCAGCTGTCTCTTTATCTCAGTCAACTATAAGTATCATAATGCTGGACATATATCTCCACCAGTTCAGGTTGCTACATCACCACAACACAgtaagatgaaattatcaagataaaGCAATATAAGTGATAGTAAAAAGCATTTGGCAAAGGGAATATTGTTCGAAAAGAAAGAATCGATTCTCTGAATAAAAAgtacaaaataattttgaatttcaAGATCTAAGAGAAAAAAAGAGTGAATCCATCTTCGCCATCACCATACGGTTTACTGATCTTCTTAATAGTTCACTGTAGATCAGTATCACTACTACCTAAATTTTGAACCTTCCTTCACATGATGACCAATGAAGCATCTCTAATTTAGAAACATTTGTGTTCTGTAACTATTATAAATAGTTCATAGTCAGACATACACAATCCTTTCAAGTTGTTTTACGTAATTCATTGTTTACAGGGACAAGATATGTTTGTTTCAGTAGACTCTTTTTACCATTGCTCTGTACTTATAGGGTATGGTAGCTGAAACCGATGTATACTTGTGTTAGGTTCTATGTTGCTTTTGACTGGCTAAGTTTAGTACGGAAAGTAAGACTATATAAACCTCAATATATAAGTACGGTTATCGTTTTCCAAACCTATCGTTCTATGATTTATATGTAGTTTGCTTCAAAAGTCTGCGTACCCGAATTTTGTGAGTTCAACCTTATCTTATTTGTTTTTGTAAGTGAAACAGTATTGTTGTCTATCACACATCGTAGTACATGTGACTGTATGGTGATTGAACTGGGTTTGTTTCTATGTTATTGTTATACATAATTTATTTATCCAGTAAAGGTGTTTATTTTTCTGGTTTTTATTTTACTCATCAGGCCTATGTTAGTAGAAAGAATGAAGGCGATAAAGTTATTGCGTTTGAACGTGCTGGAGTTttgtttgtctttaattttCATCCCACTCAAAGTTTTACGGATTACAAAATTGGAGTCGAAACACCTGGACAGTAAGTTTTCATCAATTATTCAGGATCCGTCGCTAAATTTATACTATGGTTGATGAATGATAGTGTATCTTTGATCCAAATAAATTTTGCCTGTGTGTTGGTATTATTTTAGAAAATTGTGTTTTCATTCATGCTTTCAAGGTATCATATTGTTTTGGATTCTGACCAAGAAGAATTTGGTGGCTTTAAACGAATCGACCAATCTGTTGATGTTTTCACCAGAAATGAACCATGGGATAATCGT is part of the Schistosoma mansoni strain Puerto Rico chromosome 1, complete genome genome and harbors:
- a CDS encoding putative starch branching enzyme II encodes the protein MFYTPEEIEAVNVPNIQNLLQLDPWLEPYKHEIKRRYKCFLDHMKWINDVCGLEEFTQGYKEFGVHVRDDGSIYCKEWAPGAKEMYLRGDFNDWQEFTHPFKNVGFGKWELTIPSANGSPVINHLSKIKLLVVAQDGRRLDRLSPWAPYVKCFGGNIIYDQLLYNPPERYQLKYPHPPRPKSLRIYECHIGISSSEPVVASYSHFKDNILPRIKDLGYNAIQIMALMEHAYYASFGYQVTSFFAASSRFGTPEELRAMVDEAHRLGIVVLLDVVHSHASKNTNDGLNQFDGTNACYFHDLGRGTHELWDSRLFNYTELEVLRFLMSNLRWWIEEYGFDGFRFDGVMSMLYHHHGLMTNFSGHYGEYFGLSVDTESFTYLMLANHFLHEKYPFIITIAEEVSGMPTLCRPVSEGGGGFDYRLAMAIPDKWIELLKKYKDEDWNMGNLVHTLTNRRYGEPNIAYTECHDQALVGDKTLSFWLMDKEMYFSMSTLSPPNLIIDRGIALHKLIRFITHTLGGEGYLNFMGNEFGHPEWLDFPRAGNNSSYHYARRQWNLVDDPLLRYKYLNNFDRAMQHLEERYGWLAAPQAYVSRKNEGDKVIAFERAGVLFVFNFHPTQSFTDYKIGVETPGQYHIVLDSDQEEFGGFKRIDQSVDVFTRNEPWDNRRNCVFLYLPSRTCMALALQ